In Cellulosilyticum sp. I15G10I2, the genomic window ACTTCCGTCCAACGAGGCACTGGAACAAAGGTTACTTCAACGTTGTGCTCACGAAGCATGCCTTCTTTGATAAAGTCAGTATAGGCATTATCTTCTGGTTTAGAGCCACCCTCATTTCCCCTGTCAAAAACCTCAACTGTAATCTTTCTTGTCTCTACAAACCTTCCATCAACAATTTCCGCATTATCTCCTGCAGATTTTGTTTCAACATTTTGCTTAGCCTCGTTACTGGTTGGTGCTTTAGTGTCAACAGTATCTTTACCACACCCACTAAAGACCATAGTCCCCATAACTAAAATCATTAAAATAGAAGTAAATTTTTTCATACGCCCTCCTTGATTTATATGTATTTGACCCCTTGAGTCCACAAAATATGATAGCCTTCTTAAATTATTCCTTAGGCTATTCCTTTACCGCTCCAAGTGTTGCTCCTTTAATAAAATATTTTTGCAGCCTTGGATAAACCATTAAGATAGGTATTGTAGCAATCATAACTGCTGCTGATTTAAGAGTTTCTGAAAGACCTGGTTGATTGAACCCTTCCAGCATAGCAACCTCTACCTGATTAACATTATTTAAAATATTATACAAAAGGAGTTGAATGGGATAAAATTCCCTCTTATTCATGTACATTAATGCATCTGAAAAGCCATTCCAACGTCCAACTGCATAAAATAGACATAGTGTAGCAATTACTGGCTTTGATAATGGTAAATAGATTTTTATTAAAATCTGAATAAAACTTGCACCATCAATCTAGGCTGATTCACGCAGACTGACAGGAATGCCATAGAAAAAGCTTCGCATAATAATCATATTAAAGACGCTTAACACACCAGGAATTACCAGAACCGCCGGATGATTAAGTAAACTCAAATCCTTAAGAAGCAAATAATTGGGAATCATTCCTGCGTTAAAGTACATGGTTATAATCATAATTGTACTAAATATTTTTCTTCCCTTTAAATTATCATAAATAAGTGGATAGGCACAAAGCACAGTCATAAACAGGGATGCACATGTACAAATAACCGTCAAAATGGCTGTCCAAGCAATCGACCATATGAATTTGCTGTCGCTAAGTACTGTTTTATAAGCATCAAAATTAAGATCTACAGGCAGAAACAATACCTTGCTTTTTATTAATGCATCTGCTGAGCTTAGTGATCTTGCCAAAACAGTTAAAATGGGCAAAACACATATGAAAATAAGAATGACACAAATAAAAACAACAACCCAATCGCCAATCTTCATAGCTTTTGATTTAATCATAATAGAATCCTCCCATTTTACCAGATACCTCGCTCGCCAAATCTTTTTGCAATCTTGTTAGCTACGATTACAAAAATAACACCAACAGCAGACTGAAAAAGACCAACTGCAGTCGTGAGCGAAAACTGCAAGCCTCGTATACCATTGGTATAAACAAACGTGGCTATAACATCAGATACATTTGAAACTAACCTATTGCCTAAAGCATAAGGACGGTCAAAATCGCTGCCCAAAATGCGTCCCAAACTCAAAATCAGAAGGACAATAATGGTAGACCTTATCCCTGGCAAAGTAATATGCCATATTTTTCTTAATCGGCCAGCCCCATCAACTGACGCTGCTTCATAAAGTTCTGGGCTAATACCTGTTATTGCCGCCAAATAAATAATTGTATTCCATCCCATGCTTTGCCAGATTCCAAGGTACACATAGGTCCATATCCAGTGTGCTGAAGAATTAAGAAACGGTACACTTTCCATACCCATTCGGTTTAATCCAATATTAACAAGACCATTAGTAGGTGCAAAAAGTTGTAGTGCCAAACCTGAAATGATGATCCATGACAGAAAATGAGGCATATATACAACTGTTTGTGTAAAACGTTTAAATCGCTTAAAAGTTAGTTCATTAAGTATAAGTGCTAAAATAATCGGAGCCGGAAATCCAACAACTAAATCCAGCAAATTAAGCATTATCGTATTACGTAACGCATAAAGAAAATCACGATTTGAAAACGCTTTAATAAAATATTCAAATCCGTAATTATTAGCCCATTCCATTTCCCAAACACTTTCAACAATACTAAATTTCTTAAATGCAATTTGAATATAGGTCATAGGTATGTACTTAAAAATAATAAAATACATCAATGGAAGCAACAGTAAAAGGTAAAGCGTCCAATGGTGCTTAATATAGTTGACAGCTGATTTCATCTTTTGTGAAATGGGTTCCTTCTTTTTCAAAGTTGATTTCGTTTTTTTTGAAAGGGCAGTTTCCTGAGAATATGCCATTTTTTCACCTCTTTCTCACTCGTAACCTGTATTGTTACTTGTATTGTTTTTTATTTTTTTGGTATTGTTTAATCTGCTAAATAAAACATAACACGATCATCTTGTATTGTCAATATTATTTCTAATACTTTTCTGATACAATTACTAATTAGTGCAACTGTTACACTTTATCACTTAAATTTATATAAATTATATGCAATTCATTCTATCATTGTAAGAATTCTACTCAAAACAACACCATTCGCTATCAATAGTAAAAGCACAAACTTGTAAGTACAACTTTACAACATGCTTGCTTTTCCTCTCATGAAGTTATATAATTCATACATATACTAATTGTGACTAATCGATTAAGATGCGGTTATCATCTCAGAAAGGAGTATATGATGACGAAAATGCCTAAATATATGGATATCGTAAAATGGACAACAGCTCAAATTACAACAGGTGCACTTCAGCCTGGAAAAAAATTTCATTCTGAGAATACGCTTTGCAAAATTTTTGATGTTTCTAGGCAAACTGTACGTCGTGCACTTGAGGAATTAGAACAAACGGGTTATGTCACCAGAATTAAAGGAAGTGGCACCTACATATCCGAGAAGCAACCCTCTGCACCCTATAAGCCGATTGTAAAGTATCCCTTATCCAAAACTGTCGGTATTATCACGACCTACCTAGACTCCTATATCTTTCCTTCTATTATCCAAGGCATTGAAACCATATTGACTGACAACGGCTTTACAGTTCAATTAACTTCAACTAAAAATTTGATAGAGGGAGAGCTCCGGGCCTTACAAATGATGTCAGAAAATAATTTAGACGGTCTCATTATATGGCCAACCAAAAGCGGATTGCCTTGTATGAATCAGCACCTTTACCAAACTTTATATCAAAAAGGCTTCCCCCTCGTATTTGTCGATTCTTTTTACGCTGAATGCCCAGGTACCTACGTGGCCCTTGACGATGAAGGTGCTGGTAAAGCAGCGATTGCACACCTCCTTGAAATGGGGCACCGAGAAATCGCAGGCTTATTCCCTCATAGCGACCAACAAGGTTACTTACGTTACAAAGGATATGTAAAGGCTTTTACTGATCTGGGTCTGCCTATACGTGAAGAGCATATACATTGGTATTCAAAAGAAAATGTAGAGGAGCTCCTTCATAGTCCCAGACTTTGGGAAACACTATCCTCCTGCACGGCCTCCTTTTGCTTTAATGACAGTCTGGCGCTTATGTTAATCGATCTACTTCGCCAAAAAGACATCCGGGTTCCAGAAGACTTTTCGATTGTAGGTGTCGACAACACGCTGATGGCTAAAATGGGAGGCCTTACCAGCGTGATTCATCCCGCTGAAAGTTTGGGTGCCTCTGTAGCTAAATTACTTATATCTATGATCAATGGTGAGGAAGGCCAGAACATATTATTTCCTGCTGAACTTGTCATACGGGATTCAGTAAAAAGAATAGAGGTCGAACAATTTATACAAAAGTGATTTGATTAAGTGTAAATTGATTTTATTTTACCAAACTAGAAAAAGCATATTAAAAACTTTATTCAGCCCAGAGCGACACCATCTACGGAGAATCTTATCCCCTAAGTGGAGGCGCCGTTCTAGGCATAGGTAACAATGTTTCGCTGATATTTGACAACATGAATTTCGGCTATGCGGGAACCCAACGTTTTAAACTTAGCTGGCGTTCTCATAGTACTAAAAATTCAATACTTCTTGTATTCTCTGATGAACCGTCTTATTTTAAGCAAATGATTGAATTCACAAAGGCTGTGAATTATACACATGCAGCACTCTCAATTAACAAAAGAATTTTCGGTCAAAAGACTGTCTCACTTATTTTTCTTCCAGGAGTGGATATTGACCTAGAATGGATTCAATTTGCTAGTGAATGATATAGCAATGCAATTCTGTAGATAAATTAAAATAGGAAAATACATATAATTAATAATAGGATAAGGAGAAAATAATCATGAGAAATCTATTTAAAGAATTGGGTTATGATGAAACAGAAATCGCCAGAAGGTTAGATGACATTGTTAAGCGCATGTTTTATGGCTCTCCAGAAGAAAAAATATATTATACAGTCGAGGGGGACATGGGCTATGTAGTGGACACAGGGAATTATGACGTCCGCACGGAAGGTATGTCTTATGCCATGATGGTATTTGTGCAGCTGGATATGAAAGCGGAGTTTGATCGAATCTGGAAATGGACGAAAACCTATATGTATCTCGAAGAGGGGGAGAATAAAGGTTATTTTGCTTGGTCAGTAGATCCAAGTGGCAAAAAAAATGCTTATGGGCCTGCACCTGATGGAGAGGAATTTTTTGCCATGGCTTTATTTTTTGCTGGAAATCGTTGGGGCAATGGTGATGGTATTTTTAACTACACACAGCAGGCAAAGGACCTTCTAAGTGTCTGCATCCATAAGGGAGAAAATGGAGAGCCTGGTATGCCTATGTGGGAACCTAGCAACAAGTTAATTAAGTTTGTTCCTAATTTGGACTTCTCAGATCCTTCTTACCATCTACCTCATTTTTATACTTTATTCGCCAAATGGGCAAATGAAGAAGATCGGGAGTTCTGGTTAGAAGCTGCGAAGGCCAGCCGGGATTATTTAATTAAAAGCTGCCACCCACAGACTGGCTTAGCCCCAGAATATGCCACTTATGACGGAGAACCTAAAAATCATAAGAACCATCATCTCTTTTATAGTGATTCTTATAGAGTTGTCGCTAATATTGGTCTTAACGCTTTGTGGATGGGGCACGATGAAGCTTTAGCAAAGTGCAACGAACGCTTGCAAACTTTTTTCTGCGAGACGGTCAAAGGCAAAGAGGATTATGTTTATGAAGTAGATGGCACACGAATTGAAGAAAAAGTACTGCATCCAGTAGGTTTAATTGCTACCAATGCCATGGCATCACTAGCTACTTCCGGAGATTATTCCAAGGCATGTGTTAAACGTTTTTGGGACACTCCCTTAAGAGAAGGAGATCGACGTTACTATGATAATTTCCTTTATTTGTTTGCATTTATGGCTCTTAGCGGACGTTATATAATCTGGGAATAGGGGTTAGTTTTGATATGTGAGGTGAAATATATGCTTTGGATAGTAATAGTTTTGATTGCGCTGGCAATCTTAGTGGTATACTTGGCAATACCCGGAGGCAAACTTTGGAAGCAATATCTGACAGATGTAAAAATTTCTTTGATCGAAACAAATAGGCAAAGAAGCGCACAAAGTCTATTTACGGAAGATTATGTTGCCAAGCTGCCTACTCTAATCCGTCAGCACATTATCAATGGGGGCTATCTGGGAAAGCCCTTTATGAATAACATGCTGATATATTTTCACAACACAAAGTTTCGTATGTCAGCGGGCAAAACGCCAATTAAGATTAAATTCATGCAGGTCAATTTTGTAAGCAGACCTGACCGGCACGCTTTCTTAACAGGACGAATTGCGGGAATTCCATTGCAGGCTAAAGACAGTATGCTGGATGGATTCGGCTCTATGACAGGTGTACTTGCCAAGCTGTTTCAGCTTTTTCGTTCTACCGGGTCAGAAATGGATCAGGGTCAGTTGATAACAGCTCTGGCAGACGCAGTCTATATGCCTTCTTTATTTCTACAGGAGTATGTGTCATGGTCAGTCGTTGACGACCACACCGTTGAAGGTGAGATTACATGGAAGAGCGTTTCTGCTAAGGGAAGATTTACTTTTGACAATAATGGCAACATTATACGTTTTGATACCAATGACCGATATATGGACCAGAACGGGAAAGGCAGCTTGCTGGTGCCGTGGTATGTAACCTATTCTGATTATAAAGAGCAGAATGGTTACCGTCAGCCAGGAAGCGTTAGTGTAAATTGGATGCTCCCGGATGGTGATGACACCTATTTTGTGAGCGACCATATTGAGGTTCATTACTCAATAAATGAAGCAAATTTATGACTTAATTATTTGGTCTTTGCAATAATAGGTTAAATAGTCACAATAACTGACTAAACGTGAAATAACCCCCCCTGAATTCTAACGCCCTCAAGGGATTAATCCTAAAGCTATAATGAAATGCTTGGCACCTACCTCAGCATGGTGATTTAACGATACATTGATATAAAAATAAGACAAAGTTCTTGTATGGAACTTTGTCTTATTTTATATTATTATCATTCCTTCGCAAGTAAAATGATAAAGTCTTTAAATAAATTCTACTGACAGATATTTTTTTGTGTTTTGCAGCATCGTTTCAAATAAAACACGTGCTTTTTCTTCCGTAAGAGTGACTAAAGGATCATTAACAAATGCTTTAAAAGCCAATTCTTTATCACCAGTCATTGCTGCTTTTAATAAATCTGCGTGATTGGCAGCATGAGGAGCTATAAGTAAAGAAATGCTTTCTGGCAATGCTCCAGCAAATACTGGCCTAATACTATCACGGCTAAACAAAGCATTCGTCTCTACTACTTCTCCTATTGGAAGGTTTGGAATTTGACCGATATTAGGGATGTTTACATTACTTATTGTGCGTTCCAAACCAACTAAGGCCTTAATGAGTAATATCCCATCTTCTCCTGAAGGCTCATTACCAAGGCTTTCTTCACCCTCCGCCAGTCTCTTGGCTCTATCCATGCGTTGTTTTAGATCAGCTATCCTCCAATCCACTGTTGTAAGACTAAACTTCCAGCTTTCCACAGTATCAGGATTCTTTAAATAGACAGGAGGTAAAAATTCAACTAAATGCCTGTCCCCAGCAGCTGCAATTAAACCATATTTTCTAAAGAGATCAAATTTTACACGGTGGGCACATTCAAAAGTGCTGTTTGCCCAATTTTTATCTGGCTCATTAAAGCCTTGTTCATAATATTTGTCTACAAATTTTTCGTACATTGGAAATAAATCTAGTCCTTGAAAAGAGGCTTCATTAAACCATGTAAAGTGATTGATTCCCATTACGTTAACATGAATAGCTCTGTGATCTACCTTTTCAATTCCCAAAAATTCCTCGCACATATGAGCAAGTAGCTTCTGAGTGCCAAATACTTCGTGGCAGCAGCCAAAGGCTTTAATCTCAGGGAATACTTCGTAAAGCGTTCTCACACAAATTGTCATAGGATTTGTGTAATTAATAACCCACGCTTTAGGTGAAAAAGTCTTAATCGCCTCTGCAATTTCTACGAACATCGGGATAGTTCGCAGCGCTCTTAAAGCACCTCCAGGCCCAGCAGTGTCTCCAACAGATTGATAGATGCCGTATTTTTCGGGTTCGTGGACATCTGAATACATTTCCACAAATGTTCCCGGCAAAATAGAAATGACCACAAAATCAGCTCCTGTTAATGCCTCTTTTAACGAGGCCTTGGTTTCATAATGCCATTTACCTACAGTATCTTCTCTTTTACTTAAAGCATTCCCAATAATTTCATTGGTTTTAGCTGCTTTGCTATCAATATCATAAAGTCTGATTGTCCCACTTATTTTTTCCTCAAGGGCCAGGTCTGCCATAAAGGTCCAAGCCCATCCTCTTGAGCCTCCACCAATATATGCAATGGTAATATCGGTCACTTTTTGATTTAAACCCTTCACAAAAATCCCTCCGCTTCATTTAGCTGTTTTCACTTAGCTCTATTTTATTATTGTTGGCTTCTATTCTGCTTGGTTTAATGCCTCTGCTAAAGCCAGAATTGTCAGCGACTGTCCATAAGCCATCGGTGCAATTAGGATATTTTTATAATGCTCTGCGCTGTAGCCCATGCCCGTTCCAGCTGATACGTTCAAGACAGTTCCATCCTTGTCGATATTCTTCAAGATTGCCTGAACACCTTTTTTCGCACATTCCAGGTAAGAATCATCTAAAATACCATAACGGATGCCCTTCAGTATGCCGGCAGTAATGGCAGCCGACCCTGATACCTCTTCGTAACTTGAGTGGTCCGTCAGTACTGTATGCCACAATCCGTTTTTGCTCTGCAGTTCTTTTAGCTTCTCTACTTGTGCTTTGTACGTATCAATAATAAATGTTTTAACTCCTGAGGTTAGTGTGCCTTTAAACATATCCACATAATCTAGGATGCCAAGGGTAAACCAACTGTTCCCACGGCACCAAAAAACTCCCCCAAAATTATCCCTTCTATTAAAAGACCATCCATGGTAGAAAAGTCCCGTATGTGTATTATATAGGTATTTAATATGTATCAACACCTGATGAATAGATTCATCAATCCACTCCTGATTCTTGTACTGCTGACCTATTTTATTCAAAAATAAAACTGTCATAAATAAAGTGTCAATCCACATCTCGCTTTCATTAAGACGGACCCCCTGCCTGTCACCATTTGCGCTTGTCACATGTTGAAACCCGCCTTCTTTGGTTCTTGGAAGACAGTTCATCAGCCAATTTGCCCAATCTAGGCATAAATCTTCAAATTCTTTATCCTGATAACTTTCATTTAATTGTGCCAGTGTCAATAGAGGCGCAGTTGTGTTGATATTTCTAGAAGGAAGCCCATCTGCAATATTTCCTTTAAACCATTCATACAGAAATTTTTTATAATCCTCTTTCCCTTGATATTCCATGACTTTCAAAAGTCCATAAATCCCTACGCCCTGTGGCCAATCCCATTCTGCAATTCCAAAATCACGTTTAAAAAAACCTACCGCTTCGCCACCACTTTTTAATTCTTCTTCATTTTCTGGTCCACCAAGATTTATCAGCTTTTGAATTACCAAGTCTAGTTTCTGCTCAATTATTTCTTTTTTTATATTTTTCATTACCATTTCCTCCCACATTATGTGCTCATCTTTCTTATCCTTATAATGATTATCCAACAGTAAATAACTCTGAAATAATTAAGAAATTCTCTCCTTTTGCTTCTGGAAAATGATAGAAATGACTTTCTGGGTTTGCAGCCATCCAAGCTTTAATTTCTTCAGACTCCTGTTTTATCTGGCGGATATTAACCTGTTCCCTTTCTCTGGGTATTTCAAAATAAGAGAAAAGGAGATTCTCATGAAGTGAAATCATTTGATAACGGTCTCCAACTAAAAGCCCCTCCTTTACAATTGCCTGATGGTGACATACGTAAGAAAATAGTTGTTCAGGATAGAGAACTGCTATCCTTCCACAGCGTCTATCTGGCTTTTTCTTTCGTTTCCACTGTGTAAGGCTTTCTGGCTGATCAAACCAGAAAACTGGGAACATATATGCCCAATTTTTATTTCCCGACAACTCCGGCCAAATATACAAAACTGCTGAAAGATCAGAAAACCATACATCTGGAATAGCTTCTACTTTTACATTGCTATTAATACCAATATATTCTATATATAGAAACACCAACCTGTTATATCGGAACATTGCTGCTGTCAATAAACTTCCGTCTTTTCTTTTCTGTTCTGCTCTTTCTCGGCAGACTTCAACTAATTCTAGCAGCTTCTCATCTCTAGTCCCTTCCTTTAAAGCCGCCCTGTACTGAGCACGTATAATCTGACACATTTTTTATCTCTCCTTTAAGAAAGGTTAATCCTTCCCCGCTAGCAACTACCCTAATCCAGTATCAACATAATTCATATTTGTTCCGGCCTTTATATTACGGATATCTTTTCCAGAGGTCTTTCATATATAAAATGTCTTTTTGAGCTGTTTTTGGATTTAATTCTTCTCTTACAGCTACAATATCAGATTTATTTTTATTCATCCATTGTATAATCTCAGAGTAACGGACTACGCCTTCCCCAAGGCAAACAGGGCAATACTCTTTATGAGGTCCTTCTATGAAATCTTTCATGTGAATGGCTTCTATTTTATCTCCAAGTATATCCAGCCATTCTTTCCAGTATTTCTCCTGATTGATTTCTGGAAATTCCAACACATTCGCAGGGTCAAAAATCATTTTTAGACGAGCGCTGTTTATTTTTTCAAACACAGCAGCTGTCGTCTCTAAACTCTCCAGAGGATGCCAGTATACTGGCTCGATAGCCATATCCACATTCAGACGTTCTGCTTCTTCTGCAAGCCGTGCAATACTATCCAGCATATAGGGGTACCAAATTCTCTTCTCCTCGCAGCTCAAATGGGGATATGCCGTCTCCGTTCCTACAATAGATGCCCCCAGAATCTGATTCCATGCCAGACACTTCCTGAATGTCTCCACTGCTGCCCTGCGTACCTCGTCATTTGGATTCCCAAGATCCATATAGCAACCCAAGATATGGATTTTGATGCCTGCTTCTTCGAAATTCTGTCGGATTCTTTCTACCAGTTTCGGCGTTACCTCATCATAGGAATTTATTTCCGAAAATGCTTTTGGCAGTACAAGCTGCGCTGCCTCAATTCCCTCTGATTTCAATAATACTGCAAGCGCATCAATTGGCTGTTTCCCATAATCATGGGTCCTGGCTGCTACTAACATAATATATTCTCCTCTTTTTTATATTGAAAATTTAGACCATGTACCTGTCAAACAGTTTTCGAAATATATGTGCATTGATCCATGCAGAAAAAGCTATTCCGATTATGACATTAATAAACATTGCAATAACCAAATCACCTATCAAAAGCAGAAATACGGGAAGTAAACTAACTGCTGTAATTAAAAGCGTATAAGGAAGGTGAGCAAGTGACATGAGCAGTGAGTTTTTAAATACTTTCTTAGTACTGTTCTTGAAATAGGCAAGTATTGGAAAGATATAGTTTGCCGTAATAACCGTTAAAAATGCAATCAGCGCAAAGGGAATAAACATTATTCTTGCACTTGCCACCTGTATGTGGCTGCTAAAATAAAAGTCAAAATAAAGTATACTACTAATCAGAAGAAGAATCCCCCATATGATTGTAGACTGTTTTAGATTGTCTTTAAAAGCTTGAAAGAAACTGGCAAAAATATATGATTCCTCATTTCTCGCCATCCTAAGCACCACATATTGGAGTGCTGTAGTCGATGCGCCTATCGTTACGATCGGAATACAAAAGATAAGCCATAGGAGATTGAGCAGTACTAAGTCTGCTATCTGCCCCATAAAATGATTTAGTTTACCATCCATTGCAAATAATCGGCTCATAATATCTCCTCCTAAATAACTGATCATTTTAATCCCATTTTTCTTTCATGAGTGCAAAAATTTCTTGGTCCTTTAAATGGTTTTCCATAACCAAAATCAACATAACCCGGCGATCCTCCTCAGAATAAAGGAAGTCACGCTGCCACTCGTAGAAATGAGGACCATCTCCAAGATTCCTTACATAGCTCATGAGGCCTTCCAAAAGCCAGGCGCTCTGCTTTATATCAGCCAAGCATTCATTTTCATAGAAGTTGTGCCATTTCCCATGCTCTCTTGAACGCATAATCGTATTGGCCGTCAGGTATTCCTCTCTAGCCTTCCCTGCATAGTAAAAAGACTTTTGATATTGCCCGTCCATGGCTTCCATGAGGCTTTGGCACACCATATATGCTCCCGCATAGCAATGATACTGAATCTGTACCTGCAGCAGCAGGGAGTCCTCAAACAGTCTCCTTGTTCCTGATACGCCTGGTTTTTCCTCTATAATTTCCACATTCACCTTTTCACATTTACGCAAATACTCTTTATAGTTTTGTTCCCCTGTCCGGCACAATTTCTGATACCACTGCACCTGTCCCCTTAAGTCTTCGGAATCCGTAGCCCACAATAGGTGCTCGGAACGGACCTCCTTCTGCTTCATATACTGGGATATAAGCATTCTCCCCACATGAGTGGCAAACTGCTCCCCTGCATGGTCATCTTCATTAGGTCCATAAGAAATAGCATATTTAGGATAGTCTGCTAAGCAGGCAGATATGATACTCTCATTTTTCTTTCCATAATAAGTTGTGACATAGCTCCGACGGTGCTCTTCTATGTCAACCGTACCATTACGCCAGATTTTCGCAAGTAAATCTAGGAAATATACATGAGGCTTTATATTGGAGCAGTTCACTAGCCAGTAGTCCTTTACACCGTGCTTCATCACATCTTGTAATTCTCTGCACACAAACTCCGGTGAATTTTGAAGCATAGTGATGTGGTTGGCCGCCTGAAGATCGTAAAAGGATACATGATAATAGATGCCATGACTTCCTCTTCCTTCTTCACCTGAAGGTAACGCCGGAATTCTAGGATTATGGTTTTCCTGGCACCTTGTCACCATTTTT contains:
- a CDS encoding sugar phosphate isomerase/epimerase family protein, with amino-acid sequence MLVAARTHDYGKQPIDALAVLLKSEGIEAAQLVLPKAFSEINSYDEVTPKLVERIRQNFEEAGIKIHILGCYMDLGNPNDEVRRAAVETFRKCLAWNQILGASIVGTETAYPHLSCEEKRIWYPYMLDSIARLAEEAERLNVDMAIEPVYWHPLESLETTAAVFEKINSARLKMIFDPANVLEFPEINQEKYWKEWLDILGDKIEAIHMKDFIEGPHKEYCPVCLGEGVVRYSEIIQWMNKNKSDIVAVREELNPKTAQKDILYMKDLWKRYP
- a CDS encoding glycosyl hydrolase family 8 gives rise to the protein MRNLFKELGYDETEIARRLDDIVKRMFYGSPEEKIYYTVEGDMGYVVDTGNYDVRTEGMSYAMMVFVQLDMKAEFDRIWKWTKTYMYLEEGENKGYFAWSVDPSGKKNAYGPAPDGEEFFAMALFFAGNRWGNGDGIFNYTQQAKDLLSVCIHKGENGEPGMPMWEPSNKLIKFVPNLDFSDPSYHLPHFYTLFAKWANEEDREFWLEAAKASRDYLIKSCHPQTGLAPEYATYDGEPKNHKNHHLFYSDSYRVVANIGLNALWMGHDEALAKCNERLQTFFCETVKGKEDYVYEVDGTRIEEKVLHPVGLIATNAMASLATSGDYSKACVKRFWDTPLREGDRRYYDNFLYLFAFMALSGRYIIWE
- a CDS encoding DUF6544 family protein, which gives rise to MLWIVIVLIALAILVVYLAIPGGKLWKQYLTDVKISLIETNRQRSAQSLFTEDYVAKLPTLIRQHIINGGYLGKPFMNNMLIYFHNTKFRMSAGKTPIKIKFMQVNFVSRPDRHAFLTGRIAGIPLQAKDSMLDGFGSMTGVLAKLFQLFRSTGSEMDQGQLITALADAVYMPSLFLQEYVSWSVVDDHTVEGEITWKSVSAKGRFTFDNNGNIIRFDTNDRYMDQNGKGSLLVPWYVTYSDYKEQNGYRQPGSVSVNWMLPDGDDTYFVSDHIEVHYSINEANL
- a CDS encoding YesL family protein, giving the protein MSRLFAMDGKLNHFMGQIADLVLLNLLWLIFCIPIVTIGASTTALQYVVLRMARNEESYIFASFFQAFKDNLKQSTIIWGILLLISSILYFDFYFSSHIQVASARIMFIPFALIAFLTVITANYIFPILAYFKNSTKKVFKNSLLMSLAHLPYTLLITAVSLLPVFLLLIGDLVIAMFINVIIGIAFSAWINAHIFRKLFDRYMV
- a CDS encoding glycoside hydrolase family 88/105 protein — translated: MKNIKKEIIEQKLDLVIQKLINLGGPENEEELKSGGEAVGFFKRDFGIAEWDWPQGVGIYGLLKVMEYQGKEDYKKFLYEWFKGNIADGLPSRNINTTAPLLTLAQLNESYQDKEFEDLCLDWANWLMNCLPRTKEGGFQHVTSANGDRQGVRLNESEMWIDTLFMTVLFLNKIGQQYKNQEWIDESIHQVLIHIKYLYNTHTGLFYHGWSFNRRDNFGGVFWCRGNSWFTLGILDYVDMFKGTLTSGVKTFIIDTYKAQVEKLKELQSKNGLWHTVLTDHSSYEEVSGSAAITAGILKGIRYGILDDSYLECAKKGVQAILKNIDKDGTVLNVSAGTGMGYSAEHYKNILIAPMAYGQSLTILALAEALNQAE
- a CDS encoding ABC transporter permease, whose amino-acid sequence is MAYSQETALSKKTKSTLKKKEPISQKMKSAVNYIKHHWTLYLLLLLPLMYFIIFKYIPMTYIQIAFKKFSIVESVWEMEWANNYGFEYFIKAFSNRDFLYALRNTIMLNLLDLVVGFPAPIILALILNELTFKRFKRFTQTVVYMPHFLSWIIISGLALQLFAPTNGLVNIGLNRMGMESVPFLNSSAHWIWTYVYLGIWQSMGWNTIIYLAAITGISPELYEAASVDGAGRLRKIWHITLPGIRSTIIVLLILSLGRILGSDFDRPYALGNRLVSNVSDVIATFVYTNGIRGLQFSLTTAVGLFQSAVGVIFVIVANKIAKRFGERGIW
- a CDS encoding GntR family transcriptional regulator, whose amino-acid sequence is MDIVKWTTAQITTGALQPGKKFHSENTLCKIFDVSRQTVRRALEELEQTGYVTRIKGSGTYISEKQPSAPYKPIVKYPLSKTVGIITTYLDSYIFPSIIQGIETILTDNGFTVQLTSTKNLIEGELRALQMMSENNLDGLIIWPTKSGLPCMNQHLYQTLYQKGFPLVFVDSFYAECPGTYVALDDEGAGKAAIAHLLEMGHREIAGLFPHSDQQGYLRYKGYVKAFTDLGLPIREEHIHWYSKENVEELLHSPRLWETLSSCTASFCFNDSLALMLIDLLRQKDIRVPEDFSIVGVDNTLMAKMGGLTSVIHPAESLGASVAKLLISMINGEEGQNILFPAELVIRDSVKRIEVEQFIQK
- a CDS encoding ABC transporter permease subunit; protein product: MDGASFIQILIKIYLPLSKPVIATLCLFYAVGRWNGFSDALMYMNKREFYPIQLLLYNILNNVNQVEVAMLEGFNQPGLSETLKSAAVMIATIPILMVYPRLQKYFIKGATLGAVKE
- a CDS encoding family 4 glycosyl hydrolase — encoded protein: MKGLNQKVTDITIAYIGGGSRGWAWTFMADLALEEKISGTIRLYDIDSKAAKTNEIIGNALSKREDTVGKWHYETKASLKEALTGADFVVISILPGTFVEMYSDVHEPEKYGIYQSVGDTAGPGGALRALRTIPMFVEIAEAIKTFSPKAWVINYTNPMTICVRTLYEVFPEIKAFGCCHEVFGTQKLLAHMCEEFLGIEKVDHRAIHVNVMGINHFTWFNEASFQGLDLFPMYEKFVDKYYEQGFNEPDKNWANSTFECAHRVKFDLFRKYGLIAAAGDRHLVEFLPPVYLKNPDTVESWKFSLTTVDWRIADLKQRMDRAKRLAEGEESLGNEPSGEDGILLIKALVGLERTISNVNIPNIGQIPNLPIGEVVETNALFSRDSIRPVFAGALPESISLLIAPHAANHADLLKAAMTGDKELAFKAFVNDPLVTLTEEKARVLFETMLQNTKKYLSVEFI